In Dromiciops gliroides isolate mDroGli1 chromosome 4, mDroGli1.pri, whole genome shotgun sequence, one DNA window encodes the following:
- the LOC122726131 gene encoding olfactory receptor 6K2-like produces MENSNWTTAQEFIFTAFPRDWGDAVTCFVPLLFIYGFILIGNLLIIMVVQLNAHLHTPMYFFISTLSFLEMSFTTTCIPLMLSSLLSEKKKISLNVCMVQLYFFHSTGISEMCLLGAMAFDRYLAICKPLHYPTIMTPRLCAQLILACCVCGFITPLPEVVWISTLPFCGSNHLEHVFCDFLPLLRLACTDTRAIIMIQVVDVFHAVEIVADIFFILLSYAGIVIVVLRIRSAEGRRKAFSTCASHLTVVSLFFSTVGLTYLRFSDTHSLIWDIATALAFTVLCPFFNPIIYSLRNKEIKEAIQKYMSQPRILSHKTR; encoded by the coding sequence ATGGAGAACAGCAACTGGACCACTGCCCAAGAGTTTATCTTCACTGCATTCCCCAGGGACTGGGGAGATGCTGTTACCTGCTTTGTCCCACTGCTCTTCATTTATGGCTTCATCCTTATTGGGAACCTGCTTATCATCATGGTTGTCCAACTGAATGCTCACCTCCACACTCCTATGTATTTCTTTATCAGTACTCTTTCCTTCCTAGAGATGTCATTTACTACAACCTGTATCCCACTCATGCTGTCAAGTCTGTTAAGTGAGAAGAAGAAGATTTCCTTAAATGTCTGTATGGTGCAATTGTATTTCTTCCACTCCACAGGTATCAGTGAAATGTGCCTTTTGGGAGCCATGGCTTTTGATCGCTATTTGGCCATCTGCAAACCCCTGCATTATCCAACTATCATGACTCCCAGACTATGTGCCCAGTTGATCCTGGCCTGCTGTGTCTGTGGCTTCATCACACCCTTGCCTGAGGTTGTGTGGATCTCCACACTGCCATTCTGTGGCTCCAATCACCTGGAGCATGTCTTCTGTGACTTCCTCCCACTTCTCCGTCTGGCCTGCACAGACACCCGGGCCATAATCATGATCCAGGTGGTCGATGTGTTCCATGCTGTGGAGATAGTTGCAGACATATTTTTCATCCTCCTCTCTTATGCTGGAATTGTGATAGTGGTCCTGCGCATCCGTTCAGCTGAGGGTCGCCGCAAAGCCTTTTCTACTTGTGCCTCCCACCTGACAGTTGTTTCACTGTTCTTTAGTACGGTGGGACTCACATACCTCCGTTTCTCTGACACTCACTCCTTAATCTGGGACATAGCCACTGCCTTGGCATTCACAGTTTTGTGCCCATTTTTCAACCCCATTATTTACAGTTTGAGGAATAAAGAGATTAAAGAAGCTATACAAAAGTACATGAGTCAGCCAAGGATCCTTTCCCATAAGACCAGATGA